In Ornithinibacter aureus, the genomic stretch GGGCGCGGCGGTGAACCGCGGGGGGGAGGTCGACGGTCGTGCGCATTCCTGCATCATAGGTGATGCGCGTCTTGATGCTCTCCGCCGTATCGGAACTGGTACGCACGAGGGCCCCGGCCGTGGCCGGGCCCACTTCAAGCACTCGTCGAACGACGGGTCACTTCTTCTTCGGCGGAACCGTGCAGGTCGCCATCGCCGGGTTGCCCGCCGCGTCGGTGGCGGTGAGCAGCGCGTCGCCCTTGAGGGTGATCTGCCAGGCCACGGCGCCGGAGAACGGAACGGCCGACGGGGTGGAAACCGGCGCCTGGGTCAGCTTGACGTACGTGCCGGGCGCGTAGGGCTCGAAGCTGGCCGAGGGAACCGTGTCGGAGACCGTCACCATGACGCCGGGCAGGTTGTCGGGCGCCACGAGCTGGTAGAGGCCGGACTTCTTGTCGCCTGGCACCACGCTGCCGTCCGGGTTGACACCAGTGCCGCAGGCGACGGTGATCGCCTCGTCGAGCACGACGTCCTCGCCACTGGGCACCGCCTGGGGCAGCGCCGGGTCGAAGGCGATGCTCAGCCCGGTGTCGCACACGAGGTTCGCCCTGACCTCGGCGGGCAGGTTCTGCAGGCCGGCGAGGATCGCGGCGCCGAGCCCTCCGCCGGGGATGCCGGAGACGAAGGTACCGCTGGTCGCAGCGGTGATCCGCGTCGCCTGACCGGTGACGTCGAGCCCGTTGGCTCCGACACGCCGCCGTCACCGATCTCCCACAGCGCGTTGAGCTGGGCCTCGGGCTCGTCTCCGCCGTCGCAGAGGGTGATACCGTCGACCGCAGCCTGCGCGACGGCGTCACTGGCCGTGAGGTCCTGGAGCACATCGAAGGGATCTTCCGGTGGGTCGCAGTACTGCGCGACGGCGAACTGCGCGCCGGGCTGAGCGGCCTTGACGGTGGAGATGATGTTGCCCATCTCCGCCTTGGCGCTGGCGATCGGCGCGATCATGCTTCCGGCGTGGTCCACGAGCAGGACGATGTCCGGCTTCGGTGGGATCTCCGGGGTGGTGATGATCTTTGTGACGTGCCCTCGATCCTTGAGGATCGCTCGTGGTGGCGCCCGGATGGCAAGAACCTGTGCCACGGGTGAACCTTTCCACGGTAGGACCGCGACCCGGGAGCCGTAACTGGCCCGATCGAGCCATGGCGCACGACTCAGCCGCCGGAGGGCTCCCTGATCTCGGCGCGGTCGACCTCACCGTCGACGAGGTCACCGGCCGCCGCGACGAGCAGCGGGTGCAGGGTCGTGTCGCCCCACCGGATGCGGGCGAGCAGCTCGTGGCGCATCCGTGGCTCCCAGAACTTTCGGATGTGGGTCGCGATCTCCATCGCCGCCTCGTCCCCGGGCAGGTGCTCGAGGTGGCGGACGAGGTCGTGCCCCATCCGCACGACCGCGGGCTCGGCGGTGCTCACGGGCGACCCGCGACGGCATCCGCCGGGACGTGGGCGCCCGCGCCGGCCTGCGCCCGCGCCGCCTCGGTCACGACCTCGACCTGCACCGCCGTCACCTTGTACTCGGGGCAGTTCGTCGCCCAGTCCGAGTTCTCCGTCGTCACGACGTTGGCGCCGGTCACGGGGTGGTGGAACGTCGTGTAGACGACGCCGGCCGGCATCCGGTCCGAGACCTGCGCCGTCAGGCGCGTCGTGCCGACCCTCGACGAGAGCTCGACGACGTCACCCGGGACGATGCCGCGCAGCTCGGCGTCGGAGGGATGGATCTCCAGGACGTCTTCGGGGTGCCACGTGGAGTTCGGGGTGCGCCGGGTCTGCGCACCGACGTTGTACTGCGAGAGGATGCGCCCGGTCGTGAGCACCAGGGGGAAGCGCCGGTTGGCCCGCTCGGTCGTCGGCACGTACACGGTCTCGGTGAGCTGTCCCAGGCCGCGCACGAACGACCCGACGTGCATCGTCGGCGTGCCGTGCGGGGCGGCATCGGTGACCGGCCACTGCATCGACCCCTGCGCGTCGAGGCGGGCGAACGAGACCCCGGCGAACGTCGGGGTCGTCGCGGCGATCTCGTCCATGATGTGTGAGGGGTCGGCATACGACATGGGGTAGCCCATCGCCGTCGCGATCTCGCACACGACCTGCCACTCGTCCCTGCCGACCCGGCTCGGCATGACCGGCCGCACCCGGTTGATTCGCCGCTCGGCGTTGGTGAACGTGCCGTCCTTCTCCAGGAACGAGGCCCCAGGCAGGAACACGTGCGCGAAGCGGGCGGTCTCGTTGAGGAACAGGTCGTGCACGACGACGAGGTCCATCGCGCGCAAGGCCGCTTCGACGTGGCTCGTGTTGGGGTCGCTCTGGGCGATGTCCTCGCCCTGCACGTACAGCCCCTTGAACGAGCCGCCGATCGCGGAGTCGAACATGTTCGGGATCCGCAGCCCCGGCTCGGCCTGGAGGGTCACCCCCCACAGCGACTCGTAGATCTCGCGCACCTCGGGCCGCGACACGTGCCGGTAACCGGGCAGCTCGTGGGGGAAGGACCCCATGTCGCACGAGCCCTGGACGTTGTTCTGCCCGCGCAGCGGGTTCACGCCCACACCCTCGCGCCCGAGGTTGCCGGTGAGCATCGCGAGGTTGGCCAAGCCCATGACCATCGTCGAGCCCTGGCTGTGCTCGGTGACGCCGAGCCCGTAGTAGATCGCCGAGTTCGGCCCGGCGGCGAACAGCCGCGCCGCGGCACGCAGGTCGGATGCCGGGATGCCGGTCACGTCCTGCGTCGCCTCGGGCGAGTGCTCGGGCCGGGCGATGAACGCCAGGTAGGCGTCGGCGTTCTCGCACCGCTCGCGCACGAACGGTTCGTTCCACAGACCCTCGGTGACGATGACGTGGCACATCGCGTTGACGAAGGCGACGTTGGTGCCGGGGCGCACGGGCAGGTGCAGCGCGGCCTCGACGTGCGGGGAACGCACGAGGTCGATGCGTCGCGGGTCGGCGACGATGGCCTTGGCGCCCGCACGCAGCCGCTTCTTCATCCGCGACGCGAACACCGGGTGGGCGTCGGTGGGGTTGGCGCCGATGACGAGCATGACGTCGGCCTGCTCGACCGAGGCGAAGTCCTGCGTGCCGGCGGAGGTGCCGAAGGCGTGGTTGAGCCCGTAGCCGGTGGGGGAGTGGCACACCCGCGCACAGGTGTCGATGTTGTTGTTGCCGAACGCCGCCCGCACCATCTTCTGGACGACGTAGACCTCTTCGTTCGTGCACCGCGACGAGGAGATGCCGCCGATCGAGCCGGTGCCGTACTTCTCGCGCAGGGCGAGGAAACCCTCGGCGACGCGGGCGATGGCCTCCTCCCACGTCACGACCTGCCACTCGTCGTCGATGGAGTCACGGACCATCGGCGACAGTTGCCGGTCGCGGTGCGAGGCGTACCCGTACGCGAAGCGCCCCTTGACGCAGCTGTGGCCCTCGTTGGCGCCGCCGTCCTTCCACGGCACCATCCGCACGACCCGGGTGTCGTCGCCGCTGCCCTGCACCTCGGCCTTGAAGGAGCACCCGACCCCGCAGTAGGCGCACGTCGTGATGACGGTGCGTGACGGCATCCCGAGCTCGACGACCGACTTCTCGGTGAGCGCGTCGGTCGGGCACGCCTGGACGCAGGCGCCGCAGGAGACGCATTCCGAGGACAGGAAGTCGGTGCCGCCGGCGGTGATCCGCGAGTCGAAGCCGCGCCCCTGCACGGTGAGGGCGAAGGTGCCCTGGGTCTCGGAGCAGGCGCGCACGCAGCGGGAGCAGACGATGCAGGCCTTCGGGTCGTAGGCGAAGTACGGGTTGGACTCATCGACCGCCTCGTCGAGGTGCGAGGCGCCTCCGAGGCCGTAGCGCACCTCGGTCAGGCCGACGTCGTGTGCCAGCCCCTGCATCTCGCAGTTGCCGCGCGCGCAGCCGGCGCAGTCGGTGGGGTGGTCGGACAGGTAGAGCTCC encodes the following:
- a CDS encoding formate dehydrogenase subunit delta — its product is MSTAEPAVVRMGHDLVRHLEHLPGDEAAMEIATHIRKFWEPRMRHELLARIRWGDTTLHPLLVAAAGDLVDGEVDRAEIREPSGG
- the fdhF gene encoding formate dehydrogenase subunit alpha, producing MTVIDEPALETPDHGTPPVWGEPSAHVTIDGITVMVPPGTSVMRAAKIAGIDVPKLCATDSLKAFGSCRLCLVEVEGMRGTPASCTTPCTDGMVVSTRTEQVQQLRRGVMELYLSDHPTDCAGCARGNCEMQGLAHDVGLTEVRYGLGGASHLDEAVDESNPYFAYDPKACIVCSRCVRACSETQGTFALTVQGRGFDSRITAGGTDFLSSECVSCGACVQACPTDALTEKSVVELGMPSRTVITTCAYCGVGCSFKAEVQGSGDDTRVVRMVPWKDGGANEGHSCVKGRFAYGYASHRDRQLSPMVRDSIDDEWQVVTWEEAIARVAEGFLALREKYGTGSIGGISSSRCTNEEVYVVQKMVRAAFGNNNIDTCARVCHSPTGYGLNHAFGTSAGTQDFASVEQADVMLVIGANPTDAHPVFASRMKKRLRAGAKAIVADPRRIDLVRSPHVEAALHLPVRPGTNVAFVNAMCHVIVTEGLWNEPFVRERCENADAYLAFIARPEHSPEATQDVTGIPASDLRAAARLFAAGPNSAIYYGLGVTEHSQGSTMVMGLANLAMLTGNLGREGVGVNPLRGQNNVQGSCDMGSFPHELPGYRHVSRPEVREIYESLWGVTLQAEPGLRIPNMFDSAIGGSFKGLYVQGEDIAQSDPNTSHVEAALRAMDLVVVHDLFLNETARFAHVFLPGASFLEKDGTFTNAERRINRVRPVMPSRVGRDEWQVVCEIATAMGYPMSYADPSHIMDEIAATTPTFAGVSFARLDAQGSMQWPVTDAAPHGTPTMHVGSFVRGLGQLTETVYVPTTERANRRFPLVLTTGRILSQYNVGAQTRRTPNSTWHPEDVLEIHPSDAELRGIVPGDVVELSSRVGTTRLTAQVSDRMPAGVVYTTFHHPVTGANVVTTENSDWATNCPEYKVTAVQVEVVTEAARAQAGAGAHVPADAVAGRP